A stretch of Euzebyales bacterium DNA encodes these proteins:
- the polX gene encoding DNA polymerase/3'-5' exonuclease PolX has translation MPWANEELGRQFAEIAELLKLSGADRFRVRAYERARDAVASAPVDLGALDRTELATIDGIGDSTAAKIVEFQQRGEIGMLAELRASVPPGIVELVRVPGLGPKTARTLHDVLGVSSLDELREALASGRLRGVKGLGARTQDNLRAGLARLEATLTERTPLADVIGVAEELLARARAVPDVEQAVLAGSVRRGRDTVRDIDLLVATSRPVEVLAAVAADPLVRDVEARGETKLTLRTARDLQVDVRAVAPGSWGAALIYFTGAKAHNVRIRERALRRGTTLSEYGLFAREGDDCLAGADEAEVYGALGLSWIPPTMREDRGEVSAAADGSLPDVVTRLHGDLHGHSDWSGDGRASIAEMAAAAAAADLQYWAVTDHAEMLAINGLTAAQFADRRHALAALADGVGVTLLDGAELNIGLDGELDYDDDVLAQFEFCVASVHTGLDRDADAQTERVIRAMRHPSVHAIGHLTGRKIGRRPGFDVHFDRILEAALETGTALEVNASPRRLDLADEHVRRAVDAGVTLTISSDAHHPGELDNLRFGIATAQRGWARASDVLNARDLEDLREFVARKRAHGVRG, from the coding sequence TCTGGGCGCGCTCGACCGCACCGAGCTCGCCACGATCGACGGCATCGGCGACTCGACCGCCGCCAAGATCGTCGAGTTCCAGCAGCGTGGCGAGATCGGCATGCTCGCCGAGCTGCGGGCGTCGGTCCCGCCGGGCATCGTCGAGCTGGTCCGCGTGCCCGGGTTGGGACCGAAGACCGCGCGCACGCTGCACGATGTGCTCGGCGTGTCGTCACTCGACGAGCTGCGCGAGGCGCTGGCGTCCGGGCGTCTGCGCGGCGTCAAGGGTCTCGGAGCCAGGACGCAGGACAACCTGCGGGCCGGTCTCGCCCGGCTCGAGGCGACGCTCACCGAGCGGACGCCACTGGCGGACGTCATCGGCGTCGCGGAGGAACTGCTGGCGCGAGCCCGGGCGGTACCGGACGTCGAGCAGGCGGTGCTGGCCGGGAGCGTCCGGCGCGGCCGTGACACCGTGCGCGACATCGATCTTCTGGTCGCGACGTCCAGACCGGTCGAGGTGCTCGCGGCCGTCGCCGCAGACCCGCTGGTGCGGGATGTCGAGGCACGGGGCGAGACCAAGCTGACGCTGCGTACGGCGCGGGATCTCCAGGTCGACGTCCGTGCCGTCGCACCGGGGTCGTGGGGTGCGGCGCTGATCTACTTCACCGGGGCCAAGGCGCACAACGTGCGCATCCGCGAGCGGGCGCTGCGCCGTGGCACGACGCTCAGCGAGTACGGCCTGTTCGCACGCGAGGGAGACGACTGCCTGGCCGGCGCGGACGAGGCCGAGGTGTACGGCGCGTTGGGACTGTCGTGGATACCGCCGACGATGCGCGAAGACCGCGGTGAGGTGTCGGCCGCCGCCGACGGTTCGCTGCCCGACGTCGTGACCCGGTTGCACGGTGACCTGCACGGCCACAGCGACTGGTCGGGCGACGGGCGGGCGTCGATCGCCGAGATGGCCGCCGCCGCGGCCGCCGCGGACCTGCAGTACTGGGCCGTCACCGACCACGCCGAGATGCTGGCGATCAACGGCTTGACCGCCGCGCAGTTCGCCGACCGGCGGCACGCGCTCGCAGCGCTCGCCGATGGCGTGGGCGTGACCCTGCTCGATGGCGCCGAGCTCAACATCGGCCTGGACGGTGAGCTCGACTACGACGATGACGTGCTCGCGCAGTTCGAGTTCTGCGTCGCCAGCGTGCACACCGGCCTGGACAGGGATGCCGACGCCCAGACCGAGCGCGTCATCCGGGCGATGCGCCATCCGTCGGTCCACGCGATCGGCCATCTGACCGGCCGCAAGATCGGCCGGCGACCCGGCTTCGACGTGCACTTCGATCGGATCCTCGAGGCGGCGCTGGAGACCGGCACCGCCCTGGAGGTCAACGCCTCGCCACGCCGGCTGGATCTGGCCGACGAGCATGTCCGGCGGGCGGTCGACGCCGGCGTGACGCTGACGATCTCGAGCGATGCGCACCACCCCGGCGAGCTGGACAACCTGCGCTTCGGCATCGCGACGGCGCAGCGCGGCTGGGCCCGGGCGTCGGACGTCCTCAACGCCCGCGATCTCGAGGATCTGCGCGAGTTCGTGGCCCGCAAGCGTGCGCACGGCGTGCGCGGATGA
- a CDS encoding DNA-3-methyladenine glycosylase → MTVTDPAATATRVGRPFFARDATVVAPDLVGVLLGVPDAGLWVRVVEVEAYTQDDPACHAYRRRTERNAPLWGPPGHAYVYRSYGVHWCFNVSTGTDGVAQGCLVRAARPVVGIDHMRARRGGAADRELLRGPAKLCAALAITGALSGHDLCSEGPLEFREDGDRPARTVAGPRVGVSLAADVPWRFYDPDSRWVSSYRRSPQAPRPGAVDAYG, encoded by the coding sequence ATGACCGTCACGGATCCCGCGGCGACCGCGACCCGCGTCGGGCGGCCCTTCTTCGCCCGTGACGCGACGGTCGTGGCGCCCGATCTGGTGGGCGTCCTGCTGGGCGTGCCGGACGCCGGCCTGTGGGTCCGGGTCGTGGAGGTCGAGGCCTACACGCAGGACGATCCGGCGTGCCACGCGTACCGGCGCCGGACCGAGCGCAACGCGCCGCTGTGGGGTCCGCCGGGCCACGCCTACGTCTACCGCAGCTACGGCGTCCACTGGTGCTTCAACGTGTCCACGGGAACCGACGGCGTCGCGCAGGGGTGTCTGGTGCGCGCCGCGCGTCCGGTGGTCGGCATCGACCACATGCGGGCGCGACGCGGGGGTGCCGCTGACCGCGAGCTGCTGCGCGGTCCGGCCAAGCTGTGCGCCGCGCTCGCGATCACGGGGGCCTTGAGCGGTCACGACCTGTGCTCGGAGGGTCCGCTGGAGTTCCGCGAAGACGGCGACCGACCGGCGCGCACGGTCGCGGGACCTCGCGTGGGCGTCTCTTTGGCGGCGGACGTGCCTTGGCGGTTCTACGATCCCGACTCGCGCTGGGTCTCGTCGTATCGGCGCAGCCCGCAAGCGCCTCGGCCCGGCGCGGTCGACGCGTACGGATGA